The proteins below are encoded in one region of Pectinophora gossypiella chromosome 26, ilPecGoss1.1, whole genome shotgun sequence:
- the LOC126378467 gene encoding uncharacterized protein LOC126378467 produces MEENEHPHASPSSEVGCNREENQRDLTSNEESKWLLLMEQQNRNFMALINAMKPTSSASKDIRLPEFDPDKENVDARAWISTADMCITDPDMQGALLMMTLSRALKGQASTWLSQVSFHGMTWSNFKDLFTTRYESAETAAGFLINLQSSRPKDSECLASYASRLMSSLMSKWKNLSVEQIAVSTVLSHISQFENRVQRLAFTQSITTRSELQQELKAVSFMKRQMPSTNDHNHDAKKPRLAIDVSNVKCFFCGKSGHKAAQCRSRKGSNTRDIVSKTPTGDPKTSSTSSHSCFSCGGTGHFAKNCPRRSSKESNSNTTAGPLQEKRVNVCTVNAPTGMLRHAGASHRDV; encoded by the exons ATGGAAGAAAATGAACACCCACACGCCTCCCCGTCATCAGAAGTGGGATGCAACCGTGAAGAAAATCAGCGTGATTTAACTAGTAACGAAGAATCAAAATGGTTGTTATTGATGGAGCAGCAAAATCGTAATTTTATGGCCCTAATCAATGCCATGAAACCAACATCGTCGGCCAGCAAAGATATCCGGTTGCCAGAATTCGATCCAGACAAGGAAAATGTAGATGCTCGTGCCTGGATATCTACTGCGGACATGTGCATCACGGATCCGGACATGCAGGGTGCTCTGCTCATGATGACCCTCAGCCGTGCACTAAAAGGTCAAGCATCGACATGGCTGTCCCAAGTGTCCTTTCACGGAATGACATGGAGCAACTTTAAGGACCTATTCACCACCAGGTATGAGAGTGCTGAGACTGCTGCTGGGTTTCTAATTAACCTGCAGAGTAGTAGACCAAAAGATAGTGAATGTTTGGCCTCCTATGCCTCTAGATTGATGTCATCCTTAATGTCTAAATGGAAAAATCTCTCAGTAGAACAGATTGCCGTGTCAACTGTTTTGTCACATATCTCCCAATTTGAAAATCGTGTCCAAAGGCTTGCATTTACACAAAGTATAACCACGAGGAGTGAATTACAGCAAGAGCTTAAGGCTGTATCCTTCATGAAGCGCCAAATGCCGTCTACAAATGATCATAACCACGACGCTAAGAAACCTCGTTTAGCAATTGATGTCTCGAATGTGAAATGTTTCTTTTGTGGGAAATCGGGCCATAAAGCGGCACAATGTCGTTCGAGAAAAGGATCCAACACTAGGGATATCGTTTCGAAGACACCGACGGGTGACCCGAAGACATCTTCAACATCATCTCATAGCTGCTTCAGCTGTGGCGGTACCGGCCATTTTGCGAAGAACTGTCCACGGAGGAGCAGCAAGGAAAGCAACTCAAACACCACGGCCGGCCCTTTACAGGAGAAGCGTGTGAATGTCTGCACTGTCAACGCGCCAACTGGGATGCTTCGTCATGCGG GAGCATCACACAGGGACGTGTGA